The following are encoded in a window of Nibricoccus aquaticus genomic DNA:
- a CDS encoding RNA polymerase sigma factor — MIHVSNAADTSAVLTTLSGSPSDVPHLRAFTTALARGDDPAWAAFHRDYGPALFRQLLATTRGDHALASEALQQTYLRVARHVRPCDSDTMFAAWLRTVARSALHDCLRKRRSFWQLLQRRHADPSDKLSDEPAPADDDRTLAALDAALARLSPDDRALLEAKYFSGTDVRSLADRLAISPKAAESRLTRARAELRRLLETSLRHDTEIR, encoded by the coding sequence GTGATCCACGTCTCCAACGCCGCCGACACCTCCGCCGTGCTCACGACGTTGTCCGGTTCTCCATCGGACGTTCCTCACCTGCGTGCGTTCACCACGGCGCTCGCCCGGGGCGACGACCCAGCTTGGGCGGCCTTCCACCGCGACTACGGTCCCGCGCTCTTCCGCCAGCTCCTCGCCACCACCCGCGGCGACCACGCCCTCGCCTCCGAAGCGCTCCAGCAAACCTACCTCCGCGTCGCCCGCCACGTCCGTCCCTGCGACTCGGATACCATGTTCGCCGCCTGGCTCCGCACCGTCGCCCGCTCCGCCCTCCACGACTGCCTCCGCAAACGCCGCAGCTTCTGGCAACTCCTACAGCGCCGCCACGCCGATCCCTCCGACAAACTCTCCGACGAACCCGCCCCCGCAGACGACGACCGCACCCTCGCCGCGCTCGACGCCGCCCTCGCCCGGCTTTCCCCCGACGACCGCGCCCTCCTCGAAGCCAAATATTTTTCCGGCACCGACGTCCGCTCCCTCGCCGACCGCCTCGCCATCTCACCCAAGGCTGCCGAGTCCCGCCTCACCCGCGCCCGCGCCGAACTCCGTCGTCTCCTCGAAACATCCCTCCGCCATGACACCGAAATCCGATAA